One region of Syntrophobacter fumaroxidans MPOB genomic DNA includes:
- a CDS encoding TRAP transporter substrate-binding protein: MKSHHRSFHVVFALIVVFLLASTVSVQAAEYRIRVANPVAADHSWGRGAEFFKQEVEKASGGKISVEVHHAGALGKVRETMEMVRMGTLESALGGVANFQRNVPELGITVLPYLWKDLKRQFEVLEGPPGKELEKRMLAAGFHSLGFWDNGFRHVSNNRKPIETVDDLKGLKIRTLPTPVHTGFFKACGAAPTPMDFTELFEALRSGVVDAQENPPSMTYTARFYEVQKYYSLTGHVNEVGCFIMNKTFFDKLPKDLQAVVDAAARKTRAWQWAENDKDNAKYLKEMEKAGMKVNTLSEAELAKFRKIALELYPEAIKDFGKDGKMLTDMFVKANQ, from the coding sequence ATGAAGAGTCATCACAGGTCCTTTCACGTCGTCTTCGCCCTGATCGTTGTATTCCTTTTGGCTTCAACGGTCAGTGTCCAAGCCGCGGAATACCGGATCCGGGTCGCCAACCCGGTGGCGGCGGATCATTCCTGGGGGCGGGGCGCGGAATTCTTCAAACAGGAAGTGGAAAAGGCGTCCGGCGGGAAGATTTCCGTCGAGGTCCATCATGCCGGAGCACTCGGCAAGGTTCGGGAGACCATGGAAATGGTCAGGATGGGAACCCTGGAATCGGCCCTGGGCGGGGTCGCCAACTTCCAGCGCAATGTGCCCGAGCTGGGCATCACCGTTCTTCCCTACCTCTGGAAGGACCTGAAAAGGCAGTTCGAAGTCCTGGAAGGACCTCCGGGCAAGGAACTCGAAAAGAGAATGCTTGCCGCCGGCTTCCACAGCCTGGGTTTCTGGGACAATGGGTTTCGGCACGTGTCCAACAACCGTAAACCCATCGAGACCGTGGACGATCTGAAAGGGCTCAAGATCCGGACCCTCCCCACCCCGGTTCACACGGGATTCTTCAAGGCATGCGGCGCCGCGCCCACTCCCATGGACTTCACCGAATTGTTCGAAGCGCTGAGAAGCGGCGTGGTCGACGCTCAGGAGAACCCGCCGTCCATGACGTACACGGCCAGGTTCTACGAGGTGCAGAAATACTATTCGCTCACCGGCCACGTCAACGAGGTCGGGTGCTTCATCATGAACAAGACGTTCTTCGACAAGCTGCCCAAGGATCTTCAGGCCGTCGTCGATGCGGCCGCCAGGAAGACCAGGGCCTGGCAATGGGCCGAGAACGACAAGGACAACGCAAAGTACCTGAAGGAAATGGAAAAGGCGGGGATGAAGGTCAATACCCTGAGTGAAGCCGAACTGGCAAAGTTCCGCAAGATCGCTTTGGAACTCTATCCGGAAGCCATCAAGGACTTCGGAAAAGACGGGAAGATGCTGACGGACATGTTCGTCAAGGCCAACCAATAG
- a CDS encoding TRAP transporter small permease, with the protein MFFDILNKVIKAATVLILAVITIFVSVEVVLRYFFGMTLYITEEFTRYSMVWMVFLGASLAVRENAHTRVELFVNFFPGKVRAWLNLAAHLLFVFFLSFLVYEGCIALSFQFEQIIPTLGIPMFWFYLALPVGGVLMILNLLPKIWESVLVISGRMAPPEEEFEIPVIDGGLS; encoded by the coding sequence ATGTTCTTCGACATACTCAATAAGGTGATCAAAGCGGCAACCGTCCTGATTCTCGCCGTCATCACGATTTTCGTGTCGGTCGAGGTCGTTCTGCGCTACTTTTTCGGGATGACGCTTTACATCACCGAGGAGTTCACGCGTTACTCCATGGTCTGGATGGTCTTCCTGGGCGCGAGCCTGGCCGTCAGGGAAAATGCGCACACCCGGGTGGAGCTCTTCGTCAACTTTTTCCCCGGCAAGGTCCGCGCCTGGTTGAATCTCGCCGCCCACCTTCTCTTTGTTTTCTTTCTGAGTTTTCTTGTCTACGAGGGGTGCATCGCCCTCTCCTTTCAGTTCGAACAGATCATTCCCACCCTCGGTATTCCCATGTTCTGGTTCTACCTGGCGCTCCCGGTGGGCGGGGTGCTCATGATCCTCAACCTGCTCCCCAAAATCTGGGAAAGCGTTCTGGTAATCTCCGGCAGGATGGCGCCTCCTGAAGAAGAATTCGAAATCCCCGTCATCGACGGAGGTCTTTCATGA
- a CDS encoding sigma-54 interaction domain-containing protein, with protein sequence MPRKRPLKSMGRNFRPMKTVSPAMPWCSGERTFHGFSGMCVSRAAGLPARPGAIHGKETLLGGENPVAQSAKQHILSPQTETILDSIADGVFTVDLDWRITSFNRAAEEITGVSASDAIGRPCCEVFRANVCESTCVLKFTMETRKPIVNKSVAILRADGREIPISVSTALLKNASGHTIGGVETFRDLSLVETLRKEIDRQYRFQDIVSKSPAMLELFAILPEVARSESTVLIQGESGTGKELLSRAVHSLSSRAAGPFVAINCGALPDTLLESELFGHVAGAFTDARKNRAGRFAQAEGGTLFLDEIGDVSPALQVRLLRVLEERTYEPLGSSRTVTANVRIVAASNRDLAQLVAEGSFRKDLYYRINVVKLELPTLARRKEDIPLLAEHFIARLNKLRNKNILGLSHEALAVFMRHNWPGNIRELENVIEYAFILCRGGLIQPAFLPEYLHAHACVLPDSGGLSLRDNEARAIRDALDRNQWRRMATARELGIDKNTLRRKMKRLNIRADDPRRDE encoded by the coding sequence ATGCCCCGGAAGCGGCCGCTGAAAAGCATGGGGCGAAACTTTCGGCCGATGAAAACCGTCTCCCCGGCGATGCCTTGGTGCTCGGGCGAGAGGACCTTTCACGGTTTTTCCGGAATGTGCGTGTCCCGGGCCGCCGGCCTGCCGGCTCGACCGGGCGCGATCCATGGGAAAGAGACGCTCCTCGGAGGGGAAAATCCAGTGGCTCAATCGGCAAAACAGCACATCTTGTCCCCGCAGACGGAAACCATCCTCGACAGTATTGCGGACGGGGTTTTCACGGTGGATCTCGACTGGCGGATCACATCGTTTAACCGGGCGGCTGAAGAGATCACGGGGGTTTCGGCATCGGACGCCATTGGACGGCCGTGTTGCGAAGTCTTTCGAGCCAACGTCTGCGAGTCCACTTGTGTCTTGAAGTTCACCATGGAAACCAGGAAGCCCATCGTCAACAAATCTGTTGCAATCCTCAGGGCCGACGGCAGGGAAATCCCCATCAGCGTGAGCACGGCTCTGCTCAAGAACGCATCGGGGCACACCATCGGCGGAGTGGAGACGTTTCGGGACCTCAGCCTGGTGGAAACGTTGCGAAAGGAAATCGACCGTCAATATCGTTTCCAGGACATTGTTTCCAAGTCCCCAGCAATGCTGGAGCTTTTTGCCATTCTGCCGGAGGTGGCGCGAAGTGAGAGCACGGTGCTCATTCAAGGCGAGAGCGGCACCGGCAAGGAACTGTTGAGCCGCGCGGTGCACAGCTTGAGCTCCCGTGCGGCGGGTCCTTTCGTGGCGATCAATTGCGGCGCCCTTCCCGATACTCTGCTGGAATCCGAGCTTTTCGGACATGTCGCCGGCGCATTCACGGATGCCAGGAAGAACCGCGCGGGCCGTTTCGCACAGGCGGAAGGCGGTACGCTGTTCCTGGATGAAATCGGGGACGTTTCACCCGCTTTGCAGGTGAGACTGCTGAGAGTTCTCGAAGAGCGGACCTACGAGCCCCTCGGTTCCTCCAGAACGGTAACGGCGAACGTTCGGATTGTCGCCGCGTCCAACAGGGACCTGGCTCAACTGGTCGCGGAAGGATCATTCCGCAAAGACCTGTATTACCGCATCAACGTGGTCAAGCTGGAGCTGCCGACGCTTGCCCGGCGCAAGGAAGACATCCCGCTGCTCGCGGAGCATTTCATCGCGCGCCTCAACAAGCTGCGGAACAAGAACATCCTTGGGCTGAGTCACGAGGCTTTGGCCGTTTTCATGCGTCACAACTGGCCCGGCAACATTCGAGAATTGGAAAACGTCATCGAATACGCGTTTATACTGTGCCGAGGAGGGTTGATTCAGCCGGCCTTCCTTCCGGAATACCTGCACGCTCACGCGTGCGTTCTTCCCGATTCGGGAGGACTGTCGCTCAGGGACAACGAGGCGCGCGCCATCAGGGACGCCCTCGATCGCAACCAGTGGCGGCGCATGGCCACCGCCAGGGAACTGGGGATCGATAAGAACACTCTGCGCCGCAAAATGAAACGGCTCAATATCCGCGCCGACGATCCCCGCCGTGACGAATGA
- the pgi gene encoding glucose-6-phosphate isomerase: MLRKQDPMKTAGWKKLSDHFQTMKDVHMRDLFAEDGDRFQRFSIRFGDILVDYSKNRLNQETLLLLLGLAEEVGLKDGVEAMFTGERINETEDRAVLHTALRNRSDAPVFVDGRDVMPEVNAVLKKMEEFSRRVISGRWKGYSGKPVRDIVNIGIGGSDLGPKMVAECLRPYAAKGLSVHFVSNVDGTHIVETLKLLDPETTLFMIASKTFTTQETMTNAHTARDWFLKHAGDPAHIARHFVALSTNTDRVKAFGIDPENMFVFWDWVGGRYSLWSAIGLSVACAIGFEGFLDLLQGAHEMDRHFREEPFERNIPVILALIGIWYNNFFGAESEAVLPYDQYMHRFPAYFQQGNMESNGKSADRGGGRVRHQTGPIIWGEPGTNGQHAFYQLIHQGTKLVPADFLAPALSHNDVGDHHAILLSNFFAQTEALMRGKNREEVIEELRREGRSEDAIQRLWPHKVFEGNKPTNSILFRKLTPRVLGSLIAMYEHKIFVQGVIWNIFSFDQWGVELGKQLAARILPELNDRTTVAAHDSSTNGLINAYKQMRG, from the coding sequence ATGCTCCGAAAACAGGACCCGATGAAGACGGCGGGCTGGAAGAAGCTGTCGGACCATTTCCAGACGATGAAAGACGTTCACATGAGGGACCTCTTTGCCGAGGATGGAGACCGCTTCCAGCGTTTTTCCATCCGGTTCGGGGATATTCTGGTGGACTACTCCAAGAACCGCCTGAACCAGGAGACGCTCCTGCTTCTGTTGGGGCTTGCGGAGGAGGTCGGCCTCAAGGATGGCGTCGAAGCGATGTTCACCGGCGAGAGGATCAATGAAACGGAAGACCGGGCCGTTCTCCACACGGCGCTGCGCAACCGGTCCGATGCCCCGGTTTTTGTGGACGGCAGGGACGTGATGCCGGAGGTGAACGCCGTCCTGAAGAAGATGGAGGAGTTCTCCCGGCGCGTGATCTCCGGCCGGTGGAAGGGGTATTCGGGAAAGCCTGTCCGGGACATCGTCAACATCGGCATCGGCGGTTCCGACCTGGGGCCGAAAATGGTTGCGGAATGCCTTCGGCCCTACGCCGCGAAGGGCCTGTCGGTCCACTTCGTGTCCAACGTGGACGGAACCCACATCGTGGAGACGCTCAAACTCCTGGACCCCGAAACCACCCTCTTCATGATCGCATCCAAGACGTTCACGACGCAGGAAACGATGACCAACGCGCACACGGCCAGAGACTGGTTCCTGAAGCATGCGGGGGACCCGGCGCACATCGCCCGGCACTTCGTGGCCCTTTCCACCAATACGGATCGAGTGAAGGCTTTCGGCATCGATCCGGAAAACATGTTCGTCTTCTGGGACTGGGTCGGAGGGCGATACTCGCTGTGGTCGGCCATCGGGTTGTCCGTCGCCTGCGCCATCGGTTTCGAGGGGTTCCTGGATCTGCTGCAAGGGGCTCACGAGATGGACCGCCATTTCCGCGAGGAGCCTTTCGAGCGGAACATCCCGGTCATCCTGGCTCTCATCGGTATTTGGTACAACAACTTCTTCGGCGCCGAGAGTGAAGCCGTCCTGCCCTACGATCAATATATGCATCGCTTTCCGGCCTATTTCCAGCAGGGGAACATGGAGAGCAACGGGAAAAGCGCGGACCGCGGCGGGGGGAGGGTTCGCCACCAGACCGGTCCCATCATCTGGGGCGAGCCGGGGACCAACGGCCAGCATGCATTCTATCAGTTGATCCACCAGGGCACGAAGCTGGTCCCGGCCGATTTCCTGGCCCCGGCCCTCAGCCACAACGACGTTGGAGACCATCACGCCATCCTGCTCTCCAACTTCTTTGCCCAGACCGAGGCCCTCATGCGCGGAAAGAACAGGGAGGAAGTCATCGAGGAATTGAGAAGAGAGGGCAGGAGCGAGGACGCAATTCAGCGGCTCTGGCCGCACAAGGTATTTGAAGGAAACAAACCGACCAATTCCATCCTGTTCCGGAAGCTGACCCCGCGGGTGCTGGGAAGCCTCATTGCCATGTACGAACACAAGATCTTCGTCCAGGGGGTGATCTGGAACATATTCAGTTTCGACCAGTGGGGCGTGGAGCTCGGCAAACAGTTGGCGGCGAGAATCCTCCCCGAGCTCAACGATCGCACGACCGTGGCTGCCCACGACTCCTCCACCAACGGCCTGATCAACGCATACAAGCAAATGAGGGGTTGA